cccttacggatcacgggattctaactgtcacagTAAAACTATTTATATTCTGTCAAAAGCCTAGTCTATTccacatttttttttacaatattttattACATAACAAGCCAAAGCGTCATTGATTACACAAagtacactatatatatatatcaaatgcTCCCAATAAACAGAAAGTCTTTTCCTTTCTTGAATTTAGAATGTATTATACAAAGTTCAAGACATGTAACCACAAATGAAATAAACAAACAAGCAAACACACAGCCATACCAGATGGAGGGATCAAGTTAAAGCCAACAACAGAGCTAGAATCATTTCTCTCGGCCCCCAAAATGAGACCATTTTCACAATCAACCCTTCGGCTCTGGCCACCACCATCATCGTGATGATCTTGTGAAGTACCAGCAGCTCCAAAACCCATTCTACCTTCATTGTTTCCACCTAAAACTGACCCAGTAAGCATCAAACCCAATCAATTCACTCTCATCTTTATCAAGAAACACATTTCTTTCAGTAAAAAAAACACATACTTCCAAACAAGCAAAATAAGAAGAATAAGGAATAGTATACTTACCATACTCAGAAGCCTCACGACTTGCAATTGGATCTATATCAATTGATTCAAAAACTTGCAGTTCCATTGAGAAGTCAAAATGTGGATTTAATTTTGGGAGAAGTCGAAATCTGGGTAAAGTTTTAGCATTTGTCGACTTCTCCACTTCTCTCTCTATTatctattttatttctttttctatttaattaactttatttttaaaaaaaatattagaataAGTTTTGACATCCTACCCACGTGTATGCATTTTAGATAACCCCATAGTCAAGTTAACGGGCTTAACAGCTGGATATTGACAGAATATTGTTCCACTATATTTGGGTAGTTTagccattaaaaaaatataatgggTATTTAACTGTAACAAACCTAAAAGATTAGGTAGTTAAGCCGCAATTTACCCTaaattaaatggaaaaatacCTATTACATTCTAGACTATTGTTCAAACATATATATTATTGCCGCCCATTCGTCCAAGGGTTGGGGGCTTTGGTCATCATGACGAGGTTGAGATTCAAATTAGGGATGCATATTTTTCTCATGGGGAAGATGCCTTGCGGGGATCCGCCTTTAATGGGGTGGAGAATTCCCATCTAAATGGAGAATGAGGTGGGGACATGGATAACTTTCAATACACGAATGTTAAATGGGGCTGGAACGGAGATAGCACTTCCCGCCCCGACGGGGgcccgtttaaatttttataatattttat
This genomic interval from Humulus lupulus chromosome 8, drHumLupu1.1, whole genome shotgun sequence contains the following:
- the LOC133793437 gene encoding uncharacterized protein LOC133793437 isoform X4, with the translated sequence MELQVFESIDIDPIASREASEYVLGGNNEGRMGFGAAGTSQDHHDDGGGQSRRVDCENGLILGAERNDSSSVVGFNLIPPSVRIP
- the LOC133793437 gene encoding uncharacterized protein LOC133793437 isoform X3; the encoded protein is MELQVFESIDIDPIASREASEYVLGGNNEGRMGFGAAGTSQDHHDDGGGQSRRVDCENGLILGAERNDSSSVVGFNLIPPSGQESAHGKRIAFGN